The proteins below are encoded in one region of Methanosarcina barkeri 3:
- a CDS encoding UbiD family decarboxylase, giving the protein MTFRAFIDQLKENGKLVEIFQSVSPRFEASRIARAAKAPVLFHNISGSKVIMNLLGSRDELASMLGVPKEEIIRRLSEVSPEGEVRLVSESPTLEVIEDQVDLTKLPILTHFEKDGAPYITAGIVVSEYGDTINASIHRLMLAGKDKLAVRLVPPRHTYLLHKKAAEKSEPLPVAIVLGCDPTIIYATSTRVPVGKEFEYAAALRGAPVELFECANGVKVPHAEIVLEGYIDPVEKIDEGPFVDITGTYDVIRKEPVIHITRVIHRKDPIYHGILPAGPEHLLMMGVPYEPRIYRAVGEVTTVKNVVLTEGGCCYLHAVVQIEKQTEGDGKNAIMAAFAAHTSLKHVVIVDEDINIFDPNDVEFAIATRVKGDVDILIIPNVRGSSLDPRGAPDGTTTKVGIDATKVLIEKENFERAVIPEE; this is encoded by the coding sequence ATGACTTTTAGAGCTTTTATTGACCAGTTAAAAGAAAATGGAAAACTGGTAGAGATTTTCCAATCTGTGTCTCCAAGGTTTGAGGCTTCAAGAATTGCAAGAGCCGCAAAAGCCCCGGTTTTATTCCATAATATTTCGGGTTCAAAAGTCATAATGAACCTGCTTGGATCAAGAGACGAACTGGCCTCCATGCTTGGAGTTCCTAAAGAAGAAATTATAAGGAGGCTTTCTGAAGTTTCTCCTGAGGGCGAAGTACGGCTGGTGTCAGAATCTCCAACCCTTGAGGTCATAGAAGATCAGGTTGATCTGACGAAACTTCCTATACTCACGCATTTTGAAAAAGACGGAGCTCCTTATATAACGGCAGGAATTGTTGTTTCCGAGTACGGAGACACAATTAATGCTTCAATTCATCGGCTTATGCTAGCAGGAAAAGATAAACTTGCAGTTCGCCTGGTTCCTCCAAGGCATACTTATCTGCTTCACAAAAAAGCCGCTGAAAAAAGCGAACCTTTGCCTGTTGCAATCGTGCTTGGCTGCGACCCTACAATCATTTATGCGACTTCCACACGGGTTCCTGTAGGAAAAGAATTCGAATACGCAGCTGCTCTGCGAGGAGCTCCTGTTGAGCTGTTTGAGTGCGCAAACGGGGTAAAAGTTCCTCATGCCGAAATTGTGCTTGAAGGCTATATTGATCCTGTAGAAAAGATTGATGAAGGACCTTTTGTAGACATCACAGGAACATACGATGTTATAAGAAAGGAACCTGTTATTCATATTACTCGAGTTATCCATAGAAAAGACCCGATCTATCACGGAATTCTGCCAGCCGGTCCTGAGCACCTCCTGATGATGGGGGTACCTTACGAGCCAAGAATTTACAGGGCTGTCGGTGAGGTCACGACGGTCAAAAACGTAGTATTGACAGAAGGAGGATGCTGTTATCTCCATGCAGTCGTTCAGATCGAAAAACAGACTGAAGGAGATGGAAAAAACGCTATTATGGCGGCCTTTGCAGCACATACTAGCCTTAAGCATGTAGTGATTGTGGACGAGGATATAAACATTTTTGACCCTAACGATGTCGAGTTTGCGATTGCCACGAGGGTGAAAGGAGATGTGGATATTCTTATTATCCCCAATGTCCGGGGTAGTTCCCTTGACCCGCGAGGAGCTCCTGATGGAACGACAACAAAAGTGGGAATTGATGCTACAAAAGTGCTTATAGAAAAAGAAAATTTTGAAAGGGCAGTAATT